The Comamonas sp. GB3 AK4-5 genome includes a region encoding these proteins:
- the dacB gene encoding D-alanyl-D-alanine carboxypeptidase/D-alanyl-D-alanine-endopeptidase yields MQVSDSGRGTRALSWAGAAMLALAPFWAQAQPTTKTSAVTMPAPVQRVALPANVDAALQRAKIPREAVAFYVAEAEGRSNPRLAWREREGMNPASVMKLVTTYAALDLLGPAYVWRTPVYLGGPVDNGNLQGNLYLQGRGDPKLVMERLWLLLRRLQGMGVKTIAGDIILDRTAFALPAHDAAAFDGEPFRPYNVAPDALLLNYKSAVMTLVPDERAGVARVQWEPPLAGVRQQATVPLAPAGSDCGDWRTTLQGEWADPTRMGFSGQYPASCGDKAWSIAPADPQQFAARAVEGMWRELGGKLGGSVREGRVPAGLKPAFAAESPTLGEVVRDINKYSNNVMTQQVFLTLGLEQSGLGSLQTANEAVARWWSSRWAASELPVVDNGAGLSREARISAHALGRMLHTAWLSPVMPEFIASLPIAGVDGTLRRSRTQASAHLKTGTLRDSSALAGYVDSSSGKRYVLVALVNHANAAAARPAMEALVDWAARDSGPVTAAVQR; encoded by the coding sequence ATGCAAGTTTCTGACAGCGGACGCGGCACACGCGCCCTTTCCTGGGCCGGCGCTGCCATGCTGGCCCTTGCCCCCTTCTGGGCCCAGGCCCAACCCACGACCAAAACCAGCGCCGTCACCATGCCGGCACCCGTGCAGCGCGTGGCCCTGCCCGCCAACGTGGATGCCGCCCTGCAGCGGGCCAAGATTCCGCGCGAAGCCGTGGCCTTTTACGTGGCCGAGGCCGAAGGCCGCAGCAACCCGCGCCTGGCCTGGCGCGAGCGCGAGGGCATGAACCCGGCCTCGGTGATGAAGCTGGTCACCACCTATGCCGCACTCGACCTGCTGGGCCCCGCCTATGTCTGGCGCACACCGGTCTATCTGGGTGGCCCCGTGGACAACGGCAACCTGCAAGGCAATCTCTATCTGCAGGGCCGGGGTGACCCCAAGCTGGTGATGGAACGCCTGTGGCTGCTGCTGCGCCGCCTGCAGGGCATGGGGGTGAAGACGATTGCCGGCGACATCATCCTGGACCGCACGGCCTTTGCCCTGCCCGCCCACGATGCCGCCGCCTTTGATGGCGAGCCCTTCCGCCCCTATAACGTGGCGCCCGATGCCCTGCTGCTGAACTACAAGTCCGCCGTCATGACCCTGGTGCCGGACGAGCGCGCCGGCGTGGCCCGCGTGCAGTGGGAGCCGCCGCTGGCCGGCGTGCGCCAGCAGGCCACGGTGCCGCTGGCCCCGGCCGGCTCGGACTGCGGCGACTGGCGCACCACGCTGCAGGGCGAATGGGCCGACCCCACGCGCATGGGCTTTTCCGGCCAGTACCCGGCCAGCTGCGGCGACAAGGCCTGGTCCATCGCCCCGGCCGATCCCCAGCAATTCGCGGCCCGGGCCGTGGAAGGCATGTGGCGCGAGCTGGGTGGCAAGCTGGGCGGCAGCGTGCGCGAAGGCCGCGTGCCCGCCGGCCTCAAGCCCGCTTTTGCGGCCGAATCGCCCACGCTGGGCGAGGTGGTGCGCGACATCAACAAATACAGCAACAACGTGATGACCCAGCAGGTCTTTCTCACCCTGGGGCTGGAGCAATCCGGCCTGGGCAGCCTGCAAACCGCCAACGAGGCCGTGGCCCGCTGGTGGAGCAGCCGCTGGGCCGCCAGCGAGCTGCCGGTGGTGGACAACGGCGCCGGCCTGAGCCGTGAGGCCCGCATCAGCGCCCATGCCCTGGGCCGCATGCTGCACACGGCCTGGCTGTCGCCGGTGATGCCGGAGTTCATCGCCTCTTTGCCCATTGCCGGGGTGGATGGCACGCTGCGCCGCAGCCGGACCCAGGCCTCGGCCCATCTGAAAACCGGCACGCTGCGCGACAGCAGCGCCCTGGCCGGCTATGTCGACAGCAGCAGTGGCAAGCGCTATGTGCTGGTGGCCCTGGTCAACCACGCCAATGCCGCAGCAGCCCGCCCCGCCATGGAAGCCCTGGTGGACTGGGCGGCGCGCGACAGCGGCCCGGTCACCGCCGCGGTGCAGCGCTGA
- the tsaB gene encoding tRNA (adenosine(37)-N6)-threonylcarbamoyltransferase complex dimerization subunit type 1 TsaB, producing the protein MKLLAFDTSTDQLSIAIQHGDRLWEHAGAGGAQSSATLIPAIQQGMQAMGLAFEQLDAIAFGRGPGSFTGLRTACAIAQGLGLGSGLPLLPLDTLLAVAEEGRARHGCTELLAVLDARMHEVYYAGYRYVVDAGQGHWLETQALGLCAPEQLPLPAGLPVVGNAQPAYPEQLAPGATHLAALPTAAALLRLAPYAMQSGALVAAADALPRYIRDKVAQTTAEREAAKLAATQTAA; encoded by the coding sequence ATGAAACTGCTTGCCTTCGATACCAGCACGGACCAGCTGTCCATCGCCATCCAGCATGGCGATCGCCTGTGGGAGCACGCAGGCGCAGGCGGCGCGCAGTCCTCGGCCACCTTGATTCCCGCCATCCAGCAAGGCATGCAGGCCATGGGCCTGGCGTTTGAGCAGCTGGATGCCATCGCCTTCGGCAGGGGCCCGGGCTCGTTCACCGGCCTGCGCACGGCCTGCGCCATTGCCCAGGGCCTGGGCCTGGGCAGCGGCCTGCCCCTGCTGCCGCTCGATACCCTGCTGGCCGTGGCCGAAGAGGGCCGCGCCCGCCATGGCTGCACCGAGCTGCTGGCCGTGCTGGATGCGCGCATGCACGAGGTCTATTACGCCGGCTACCGCTATGTGGTGGATGCCGGCCAGGGCCACTGGCTCGAAACCCAGGCCCTGGGCCTGTGCGCCCCCGAACAACTGCCCCTGCCCGCCGGCCTGCCGGTGGTGGGCAATGCCCAGCCCGCCTACCCCGAGCAGCTGGCCCCCGGCGCCACCCATCTGGCAGCCCTGCCCACGGCCGCCGCCCTGCTGCGCCTGGCGCCCTACGCCATGCAATCCGGCGCCCTGGTGGCCGCGGCCGATGCCCTGCCGCGCTACATCCGCGACAAAGTGGCGCAAACCACGGCCGAGCGCGAAGCCGCCAAGCTGGCCGCCACCCAGACCGCTGCATGA
- the rimI gene encoding ribosomal protein S18-alanine N-acetyltransferase, translating into MNTSADAPQLIPLVPDWLDRVVAVETAAYPHPWTPGNFRDALASGYHTQMLVAGEQLLGYYVAMQVLDEVHLLNIAVAPACQGQGCARLLLDRLNLWARLQSAQWLWLEVRESNTRARAIYERHGYRQVGERKRYYPVDHGERETAIIMSMPLYGPEP; encoded by the coding sequence ATGAACACCAGCGCCGACGCACCACAGCTGATCCCGCTGGTGCCCGACTGGCTGGACCGCGTCGTGGCCGTGGAGACTGCGGCCTATCCCCATCCCTGGACGCCCGGCAACTTCCGCGACGCCCTGGCCTCGGGCTACCACACCCAGATGCTGGTGGCCGGCGAGCAACTGCTGGGCTACTACGTGGCCATGCAGGTGCTGGACGAGGTGCATCTGCTGAACATTGCCGTGGCCCCAGCCTGCCAGGGCCAGGGCTGTGCCCGGCTGCTGCTGGACCGCCTCAATCTGTGGGCCCGCCTGCAAAGCGCGCAATGGCTGTGGCTGGAGGTGCGCGAGAGCAACACCCGTGCCCGCGCCATCTATGAACGCCACGGCTATCGCCAGGTCGGCGAGCGCAAGCGTTACTATCCCGTGGACCACGGCGAGCGCGAGACCGCCATCATCATGAGCATGCCCCTCTATGGCCCTGAACCTTGA
- a CDS encoding uracil-DNA glycosylase family protein — protein sequence MALNLDARQRAMLQDMGITLWVPATPPAAPASAPAPAPSTAVAAAVPVASPTPETVVAAPVASATPQPTTSPQAVEVSTKNPPVEHTASTQAAPDSEASATQAGAADTATAHATPVYRAPAAASAPWFMAPVVHAYADTAADDSADAGWLVLVECADPQDPWAGDAGALLNQMLRALRLHHHPQVRIAPLTRQAPADAEQAANGPLQPLAPALQSAITEHRPARVLLMGLHAARAVLGRSEALGPLRAMEHALHAVPTVVTYDPAYLLRAPHAKPGAWSDLCRAHALRPPTA from the coding sequence ATGGCCCTGAACCTTGACGCCCGCCAGCGCGCCATGTTGCAAGACATGGGCATCACCCTCTGGGTGCCGGCCACACCACCTGCGGCCCCGGCCTCTGCACCGGCGCCTGCGCCCTCCACCGCTGTAGCAGCAGCTGTGCCCGTGGCATCGCCGACGCCGGAAACCGTGGTGGCTGCGCCTGTGGCCTCTGCCACCCCGCAGCCCACCACGTCCCCCCAGGCCGTCGAGGTTTCCACAAAAAATCCGCCTGTAGAGCACACTGCATCTACACAGGCAGCTCCTGATTCAGAAGCATCCGCCACACAAGCCGGCGCAGCCGATACCGCCACTGCCCACGCCACCCCGGTCTACCGCGCACCTGCCGCTGCCAGCGCGCCCTGGTTTATGGCGCCCGTGGTCCACGCCTACGCCGATACGGCCGCCGACGACAGCGCCGACGCGGGCTGGCTGGTGCTGGTGGAATGTGCCGACCCGCAAGACCCCTGGGCCGGCGACGCCGGTGCGCTGCTGAACCAGATGCTGCGAGCCCTGCGCCTGCACCACCATCCGCAGGTGCGCATTGCCCCACTGACACGCCAGGCACCGGCCGATGCCGAACAGGCCGCCAACGGCCCGCTGCAGCCGCTGGCCCCAGCGCTGCAGAGTGCCATCACCGAACACCGCCCCGCCCGGGTGCTGCTGATGGGCCTGCACGCAGCACGCGCCGTGCTGGGCCGCAGCGAAGCCCTGGGCCCGCTGCGCGCCATGGAACATGCTTTGCACGCGGTGCCCACCGTGGTCACCTACGACCCGGCCTATCTGCTGCGTGCACCGCACGCCAAACCCGGCGCCTGGTCCGACCTGTGCCGCGCCCATGCGCTACGGCCTCCGACCGCCTGA
- the corA gene encoding magnesium/cobalt transporter CorA, producing MLNIFTLSNGRLVQEEIESLEELKQFQPIWVDLESPSVDEKRWIKQHYGLSIPEDATDEDIEESARFYEEDNGDLHIRSDFLLGDEEDPRSVRVAFIVNQHNTELKSYGVLFSIHEEDIPVFRLLRLRARRAPGLIEDAKEVLLKLFDADAEYSADTLEGIYDDLKLVSAKVLAGNMTDDNAQGVLSDIARQEDLNGRIRRNMLDTRRAVSFMMRSKMLNAEQFEDARQILRDIESLDSHTAFLFDKINFLMDATVGFLNINQNKIIKIFSVASVALLPPTLIASVYGMNFKFMPELDWEFGYGYVVLLMIASALGPMLYFRKRGWLK from the coding sequence ATGCTCAATATCTTTACGCTGTCCAATGGACGGCTGGTACAAGAAGAAATCGAATCGCTGGAAGAGCTCAAGCAGTTCCAGCCCATCTGGGTTGACCTCGAGTCCCCTTCCGTAGACGAAAAGCGCTGGATCAAGCAGCACTACGGCCTGTCCATCCCTGAAGACGCGACCGATGAGGACATTGAAGAGTCCGCGCGTTTTTATGAAGAGGACAACGGCGATCTGCATATCCGTAGCGACTTTTTGCTCGGCGATGAGGAAGACCCGCGCAGCGTGCGTGTGGCCTTTATCGTCAACCAGCACAACACCGAGCTCAAGAGCTACGGCGTGCTGTTCTCCATCCACGAGGAAGACATCCCCGTCTTTCGCCTGCTGCGATTGCGCGCACGCCGTGCACCGGGGCTGATCGAAGATGCCAAGGAAGTGCTGCTCAAGCTCTTCGACGCCGACGCCGAGTACTCGGCCGACACGCTGGAAGGCATTTACGACGACCTGAAACTGGTCAGCGCCAAGGTGCTGGCCGGCAATATGACCGACGACAACGCCCAGGGCGTGCTGTCCGACATTGCACGCCAGGAAGACCTGAACGGCCGCATCCGCCGCAACATGCTGGACACGCGCCGCGCCGTGAGCTTCATGATGCGCTCCAAGATGCTCAACGCCGAGCAGTTCGAGGACGCGCGCCAGATCCTGCGCGACATCGAATCGCTGGACAGCCACACCGCCTTTCTGTTCGACAAGATCAACTTCCTGATGGACGCCACCGTCGGTTTCCTGAACATCAACCAGAACAAGATCATCAAGATCTTCTCGGTGGCCAGCGTGGCCTTGCTGCCGCCCACGCTGATCGCCAGCGTCTACGGCATGAACTTCAAGTTCATGCCCGAGCTGGACTGGGAATTCGGCTATGGCTATGTGGTGCTGCTGATGATTGCCAGCGCGCTCGGCCCCATGCTGTATTTCCGCAAACGGGGTTGGTTGAAGTAG
- a CDS encoding TetR/AcrR family transcriptional regulator, which translates to MMTNSSAQEASILPALALALTNHPRASLQELAKAIGISKATLYRFSRTREELVARLLAHSMKAMSAALAQARLQEDHPLQALQRLTALNLEQREFVGFLTYYWKEVDAAAEQECASWDALLDAFFLRGQQEGVFRIDFSAAALAEIWISTLLGLADAERRGRVARAELASLVERAFLQGSQVQRPDLPHLPQS; encoded by the coding sequence ATGATGACCAACAGCTCCGCTCAAGAGGCATCCATACTGCCGGCCCTGGCTCTGGCCTTGACCAACCACCCCCGGGCTTCGCTGCAGGAACTGGCCAAGGCCATAGGCATCAGCAAGGCCACGCTCTACCGCTTCAGTCGCACGCGCGAAGAGCTGGTGGCCAGGCTGCTGGCACACAGCATGAAAGCCATGTCGGCCGCCCTGGCCCAGGCGAGGCTGCAGGAAGACCACCCGCTGCAAGCCCTGCAGCGCCTGACGGCGCTCAACCTGGAGCAGCGCGAATTCGTGGGCTTTCTGACCTATTACTGGAAGGAAGTGGACGCTGCGGCGGAGCAGGAATGCGCGAGTTGGGACGCGCTGCTGGACGCGTTTTTTCTACGCGGCCAGCAAGAGGGCGTGTTTCGCATTGACTTCAGCGCTGCCGCGTTGGCGGAAATCTGGATTTCCACACTGCTCGGCCTGGCCGACGCCGAACGCCGCGGCCGCGTGGCCCGCGCGGAACTGGCCTCCTTGGTGGAGCGCGCTTTTTTGCAGGGCAGCCAGGTGCAGCGGCCCGATCTGCCCCATCTGCCGCAAAGCTGA
- a CDS encoding efflux RND transporter periplasmic adaptor subunit: MSMRQPGLWRPVATAALLVLMAGCSKSPASNASDSPPETVDVLMVQSQTFTVRSELPGRVEPVRVAEVRARVPGIVLSRHFREGADVKAGDLLFRIDPAPLRAALSRAQGELARAEAALAEAQALLRRYEPLVAIEAVSRQDFDSAQAAQRSAKAARQSAQAEVEAAQLNLDYAAVKAPIAGRIGRALVTEGALVGQNEATPMALIQQISPVYVDFQQPAAEAQRLRVAMAEGKLQGASGKDAPVSLTLEGTSVQRQGRLLFSDISVDRATGQLSLRGEFDNRDGLLLPGMYVRVQLNQGQDPAAILLPQRAVQRGADGSAHVLVVDKDHQAQVRPVRTGAMQGALWQITEGLAPGDQVIVGRMAKVQPGSKVVPEPVKPQAADAAAPEAAAAEAPAPAATK; the protein is encoded by the coding sequence ATGTCAATGCGACAACCCGGCCTGTGGCGGCCCGTGGCCACAGCGGCACTCCTGGTACTGATGGCCGGCTGCAGCAAATCTCCCGCCAGCAATGCCTCTGACTCCCCGCCCGAGACCGTGGATGTGCTCATGGTGCAGTCCCAGACCTTTACCGTGCGCAGCGAGCTGCCGGGCCGCGTGGAACCCGTGCGCGTGGCCGAGGTGCGCGCCCGCGTGCCCGGCATTGTGCTGAGCCGCCATTTCCGCGAAGGGGCCGACGTCAAGGCCGGCGACCTGCTGTTCCGCATCGACCCCGCCCCCCTGCGCGCCGCGCTGTCGCGCGCCCAGGGCGAGCTGGCGCGCGCCGAAGCCGCCCTGGCCGAAGCCCAGGCCTTGCTGCGCCGCTACGAGCCCCTGGTCGCCATCGAAGCCGTGAGCCGCCAGGACTTCGACAGCGCCCAGGCGGCCCAGCGCAGCGCCAAGGCCGCGCGCCAGTCGGCCCAGGCCGAGGTGGAAGCCGCCCAGCTCAACCTCGACTACGCCGCTGTCAAAGCCCCCATTGCCGGCCGCATAGGCCGCGCGCTGGTGACCGAGGGCGCCCTGGTGGGTCAGAACGAGGCCACGCCCATGGCGCTGATCCAGCAGATCTCGCCGGTGTATGTGGACTTCCAGCAGCCTGCGGCCGAGGCCCAGCGCCTGCGCGTGGCCATGGCCGAGGGCAAGCTCCAGGGCGCTTCGGGCAAGGATGCCCCGGTGAGCTTGACCTTGGAGGGCACCAGCGTGCAACGCCAGGGCCGGCTGCTGTTCTCCGACATCAGCGTGGACCGCGCCACCGGCCAGCTGTCGCTGCGTGGCGAGTTCGACAACCGCGACGGCCTGCTGCTACCCGGCATGTATGTGCGCGTGCAGCTCAACCAGGGCCAGGACCCGGCCGCCATCCTGCTGCCCCAGCGTGCCGTGCAGCGCGGTGCCGATGGCTCGGCCCATGTGCTGGTGGTCGACAAGGACCACCAGGCCCAGGTCCGCCCCGTGCGCACCGGCGCCATGCAGGGTGCGCTGTGGCAGATCACCGAAGGGCTGGCGCCCGGCGACCAGGTCATCGTGGGCCGCATGGCCAAGGTCCAGCCTGGCAGCAAGGTCGTGCCCGAGCCTGTGAAGCCACAGGCCGCAGACGCTGCGGCGCCGGAGGCTGCCGCCGCCGAAGCCCCGGCGCCCGCCGCAACGAAATAA
- a CDS encoding multidrug efflux RND transporter permease subunit: MSQFFINRPNFAWVVAIFITLAGLLSITALPVSQFPNVAPPQISIWASYPGASATTVMESVTSVIEEELNGTKGLLYFDSSSDSTGQSEISATFAPGTDPAMAQVDVQNRIKKAEARLPGAVMQMGLQVEQASANFLLIYSLTYKGSDAGKNEVALSDYAVRSVNNEIRRIPGVGKVQFFSADVAMRVWIDPQKLLGYGLSVADVNAAIAAQNVQVPAGSFGAQPGSPEQELSASIVVHGALSSPEEFGQIVLRAKADGATVRLADVARLEVGQLDYTFSSREDGRKGVAAAVLLAPGANALATSKAVKARLAELSQNFPSDIQYAVPYDTSRFVQVAIGKVIQTLIEAVVLVFLVMWLFLQNLRYTLIPTIVVPVCLAGTLAVMYGLGFSVNMMTMFGMVLAIGILVDDAIVVVENVERLMAEEGLGPREATIKAMQQVSGAIVGITLVLSAVFIPLAFMSGSVGVIYRQFSLSLAVSILFSGFLALTFTPALCATLLKPIPQGEHHEKRGFFGWFNRRFARLTERFNLLNQKLVKRVGRYMLLYAALVGLLGGMYVRMPESFVPYEDMGYYIVSLQLPPGATESRTAAMVRDMEAYLQERPATEQVEFLLGWSFSGSGQNAAMAFITLKDWSLRPPEQASWHEVEAFNKRFGSIRDGTAMAVDPPPIDGLGNSGGFSLRLQDRANLGREALVAARNELLKKANASPVIAYAMMENLEEAPQLRLDIDRRQAMAQGVDFTAISTALSTAYGSAVINEFPNAGRLQRVVVQADTSARMKPEDLLQLYVPNDQGQQVPLASFATVKWEMGPVQISRYNGYPAFRIAGDAKPGYTTGQAMAELERIVAELPQGIGYEWTGLSYQERAAGAQAPKLFALAILVVFLLLVALYESWSIPAAVMLIVPIGALGAVAAVSAVGLSNDVYFKVGLITIIGLAAKNAILIVEFAKSLHEQGMSLRDAALQAARLRFRPIIMTSLAFILGVVPLALATGAGASSQAAIGIAVIGGMLSATLLGVIFVPVFFVWVLSLWRGRTKEDGKKTDLPEQGESA; encoded by the coding sequence ATGTCCCAGTTTTTTATCAACCGCCCCAATTTCGCCTGGGTGGTGGCCATCTTCATCACGCTGGCAGGCCTGCTGTCCATCACGGCCCTGCCGGTGTCGCAGTTCCCGAACGTGGCGCCGCCCCAGATCTCGATCTGGGCTTCCTACCCGGGTGCTTCGGCCACCACGGTCATGGAGTCCGTGACCAGTGTGATCGAGGAAGAGCTCAACGGCACCAAGGGCCTGCTGTACTTTGACTCGTCCAGCGACTCCACGGGCCAGTCCGAAATCTCGGCCACTTTTGCGCCGGGCACCGACCCGGCCATGGCCCAGGTGGACGTGCAAAACCGCATCAAAAAAGCCGAGGCACGCCTGCCCGGTGCGGTGATGCAAATGGGCCTGCAGGTGGAGCAGGCCAGCGCCAACTTCCTCTTGATCTACTCGCTGACCTACAAGGGCAGCGACGCGGGCAAGAACGAGGTGGCCCTGTCCGACTACGCCGTGCGCAGCGTGAACAACGAGATCCGCCGCATTCCCGGCGTGGGCAAGGTGCAGTTCTTCAGCGCCGACGTGGCCATGCGCGTGTGGATCGATCCGCAAAAGCTGCTGGGCTATGGCCTGTCGGTGGCCGATGTGAATGCCGCCATTGCCGCGCAGAACGTGCAAGTGCCTGCGGGAAGCTTTGGCGCCCAGCCGGGCTCGCCCGAGCAGGAGCTGAGTGCCTCCATCGTGGTGCATGGCGCTTTGAGCTCGCCCGAGGAGTTCGGCCAGATCGTGCTGCGCGCCAAGGCCGACGGCGCCACCGTGCGCCTGGCCGATGTGGCCCGCCTGGAAGTGGGCCAGCTGGACTACACCTTCTCCTCGCGCGAGGACGGCCGCAAGGGCGTGGCCGCCGCCGTGCTGCTGGCGCCCGGCGCCAATGCCCTGGCCACGTCCAAGGCCGTCAAGGCGCGCCTGGCCGAGCTGTCCCAGAACTTCCCCAGCGACATCCAGTACGCCGTGCCCTATGACACCTCGCGCTTTGTGCAGGTGGCCATCGGCAAGGTGATCCAGACCCTGATCGAAGCCGTGGTGCTGGTGTTTCTGGTGATGTGGCTGTTTCTGCAGAACCTGCGCTACACGCTGATTCCCACCATCGTCGTGCCCGTGTGCCTGGCAGGCACGCTGGCCGTCATGTATGGCCTGGGCTTCTCGGTGAACATGATGACCATGTTCGGCATGGTGCTGGCCATCGGCATCCTGGTGGACGACGCCATCGTGGTGGTGGAGAACGTGGAACGCCTCATGGCCGAGGAAGGCCTGGGCCCGCGCGAGGCGACGATCAAGGCCATGCAACAGGTCTCGGGCGCCATCGTGGGCATCACCCTGGTACTGTCAGCGGTGTTCATCCCGCTGGCTTTCATGAGCGGCTCGGTGGGTGTGATCTACCGCCAGTTCTCGCTGTCGCTGGCCGTGTCCATTCTGTTCTCGGGCTTTTTGGCACTGACCTTCACGCCGGCGCTGTGCGCCACGCTGCTCAAGCCCATCCCTCAGGGTGAGCACCATGAAAAGCGCGGCTTCTTCGGCTGGTTCAACCGCCGCTTTGCGCGGCTGACCGAGCGCTTCAACCTGCTGAACCAGAAGCTGGTCAAGCGCGTGGGCCGCTATATGCTGCTCTACGCCGCCCTGGTCGGCCTGCTGGGCGGCATGTATGTGCGCATGCCCGAGTCCTTTGTGCCTTATGAGGACATGGGCTATTACATCGTCAGCCTGCAGCTGCCGCCGGGTGCCACCGAGTCGCGCACCGCGGCCATGGTGCGCGATATGGAAGCCTATCTGCAGGAGCGCCCGGCCACCGAGCAGGTGGAGTTCTTGCTGGGCTGGAGCTTCTCTGGCTCGGGCCAGAACGCGGCCATGGCCTTCATCACGCTCAAGGACTGGTCGTTGCGCCCGCCCGAGCAAGCCTCCTGGCATGAGGTCGAAGCCTTTAACAAGCGCTTTGGCAGCATCCGGGACGGCACGGCCATGGCGGTGGACCCACCTCCCATCGACGGCCTGGGCAATTCCGGCGGCTTCTCGCTGCGCCTGCAGGACCGCGCCAATCTGGGCCGCGAAGCCCTGGTGGCCGCCCGCAACGAGCTGCTGAAAAAGGCCAATGCCTCGCCCGTGATCGCCTACGCCATGATGGAAAACCTGGAGGAGGCACCCCAGCTGCGTCTGGACATTGACCGCCGCCAGGCCATGGCCCAGGGCGTGGACTTCACCGCCATCAGCACGGCGCTGTCCACGGCCTATGGCTCGGCCGTGATCAACGAGTTCCCCAACGCCGGCCGCCTGCAGCGCGTGGTGGTGCAGGCCGATACCTCGGCACGCATGAAGCCCGAGGATCTGCTGCAGCTGTATGTGCCCAACGACCAGGGCCAACAAGTGCCGCTGGCCTCGTTCGCCACGGTGAAGTGGGAAATGGGCCCGGTACAGATCTCGCGCTACAACGGCTATCCGGCCTTCCGCATCGCGGGTGACGCCAAGCCCGGCTACACCACGGGCCAGGCCATGGCCGAGCTGGAGCGCATCGTGGCCGAGCTGCCCCAGGGCATAGGCTATGAATGGACCGGCCTGTCCTACCAGGAAAGAGCGGCAGGTGCCCAGGCGCCCAAGCTGTTTGCGCTGGCGATTCTGGTGGTGTTTCTGCTGCTGGTGGCCCTGTATGAGAGCTGGAGCATTCCGGCGGCCGTGATGCTCATCGTGCCCATTGGCGCCCTGGGTGCCGTGGCGGCGGTCTCGGCCGTGGGTCTGTCCAACGATGTGTACTTCAAGGTGGGCCTGATCACCATCATCGGCCTGGCGGCCAAGAACGCGATTTTGATCGTGGAGTTCGCCAAGAGCCTGCACGAGCAGGGCATGAGCCTGCGGGATGCCGCCTTGCAGGCCGCACGCCTGCGCTTTCGGCCCATCATCATGACCTCGCTGGCCTTCATCCTGGGCGTGGTGCCGCTGGCATTGGCCACGGGGGCTGGTGCCTCCAGCCAGGCCGCCATCGGTATTGCCGTCATCGGCGGCATGCTCAGCGCCACCTTGCTGGGCGTGATTTTTGTGCCGGTGTTTTTTGTCTGGGTGCTCTCGCTGTGGCGTGGGCGCACCAAGGAGGACGGCAAGAAAACCGACCTCCCCGAGCAAGGAGAGTCCGCATGA